In Microtus ochrogaster isolate Prairie Vole_2 unplaced genomic scaffold, MicOch1.0 UNK294, whole genome shotgun sequence, the following proteins share a genomic window:
- the LOC101984370 gene encoding vomeronasal type-1 receptor 48-like, protein MPSLRNVLNFQTGLGVLANMFLFFFYTFIILGHRPKTTDMISCIMAFIHIVLLLTGTDIWLTDIFESVNIENDLKCKTTFYINRVMRGLSICITCLLSVFQAVTISPSSSFLAKFKYKLKMYMICAFLFILSFNFSFISHQLLYSGAFTNVSVTKQMQVTKFCSLFPMNFIIWALILTVTMSRDVFLVGVMLTTSAYMVIILFRHQRQHKHLHNLSHLRASPEKRATQTILLLVVCFVVIYWVDFIISSSAVMLWMYDPVILSVQKFIMNVYPIITPLVQISSDNRIINMLKRPIMKSPSYIFQVTLI, encoded by the exons ATGCCATCATTAAGGAATGTCCTTAATTTCCAAACTGGACTTGGAGTACTGGCcaatatgtttctcttttttttctacacTTTCATAATCCTAGGTCACAGACCTAAGACCACTGACATGATCTCCTGTATAATGGCCTTCATTCACATAGTGCTGCTCCTCACTGGAACAGATATTTGGCTTACAGACATATTTGAATCAGTGAACATTGAGAATGACCTAAAATGTAAGACAACATTTTACATAAACAGAGTGATGAGAGGCCTCTCCATCTgcatcacctgcctcctgagtgtgttccAGGCTGTCACTATCAGTCCCAGTTCCTCTTTCTtggcaaaatttaaatataaactaaaaatgtACATGATTTGtgcattcttatttattttgtcttttaactttTCATTCATCAGCCACCAGCTTCTCTATTCTGGTGCTTTTACCAATGTGAGTGTGACCAAGCAGATGCAGGTCACAAaattctgctctctcttccccatGAACTTCATCATCTGGGCACTGATTTTAACAGTGACAATGTCCAGAGATGTATTTCTTGTAGGAGTTATGCTGACCACAAGTGCATACATGGTGATCATCTTGTTCAGACATCAAAGGCAACACAAGCATCTTCACAATCTCAGCCACCTGAGAGCATCTCCTGAGAAAAGGGCCACCCAGACCATCTTGCTGCTCGTGGTTTGCTTTGTGGTCATATACTGGGTGGACTTCATTATCTCATCCTCTGCAGTCATGTTGTGGATGTACGACCCAGTCATCCTGAGTGTTCAGAAGTTTATCATGAATGTCTATCCCATAATTACTCCTTTGGTACAAATCAGTTCTGATAATAGAATAATCAATATGCTGAAAAG GCCTATCATGAAGAGTCCATCCTACATATTTCAGGTAACTCTCATTTAG